From a region of the Roseivirga sp. 4D4 genome:
- a CDS encoding ATP-binding protein, translating into MYDHISNIDRIKLQLIAPISQVVIFHTNGEVIDTCNTLFSVETKRSVFDQFDFLKSIEEVFPGLPLGERLTFEAIEWNEGTEGLFAMEFVKTDNIRIQWIIQDRSKDKAQIAQVQQERNESAINEEFLEIQRKYLEMEKELLNYKNDELQRIQKFKEQFFAEVSHEMRTPLNSISGLIDLLKSTKGLRDHEYLTALKATSNHLNAIINDVLDLSKIEAGKFRLTSDAFDLRQMLGRILKGFEVGASEKGVVLDTHLDTAIPIMIEGDEVRLSQVIYNLLGNALKFTERGSVSLSINVNSSELGHKLGFTITDTGKGMSEADVKQILEPYAQADGQDHVKYGGTGLGLGIAQQLIGLMGGALKIESQKGVGTSMSFELEFQMSERDVVSEVNSVLPDLGHLKVLFVEDDEIGLVLLKGIVSEAEIQATFSETVEAFNNEIQKQTYDFIVSDVNLPDGNMISAIKGLRATKGPNQFTKVIFLSGDDVPTKELNEIYGSHYLKKPIATNSLMDILMAEETEVAINLDNLEASTSGDKALMKEILNTILETLPVELSNLKKAESENNQEQLRKVLHKINPSISYLGNEQLIANRKSLYDKVLEQETENGIISEFCDLTRKALAAVVKEKERL; encoded by the coding sequence ATGTACGATCACATTTCAAACATTGACCGAATCAAATTACAGCTGATTGCTCCCATCTCTCAGGTAGTTATTTTCCATACCAACGGAGAGGTCATAGATACTTGTAATACGCTGTTCAGTGTGGAGACCAAACGATCGGTTTTTGACCAGTTCGATTTTCTCAAGAGTATAGAAGAAGTTTTCCCAGGTTTGCCCCTTGGGGAAAGGCTCACTTTTGAAGCGATAGAGTGGAATGAAGGGACTGAGGGACTCTTTGCCATGGAGTTTGTAAAGACCGATAATATCCGAATTCAGTGGATTATACAAGACCGGAGTAAGGACAAGGCCCAAATCGCACAAGTTCAGCAAGAACGTAATGAGTCCGCAATCAATGAAGAGTTTCTAGAAATTCAGCGCAAGTATCTGGAAATGGAAAAAGAGTTGCTGAATTATAAGAATGATGAATTGCAGCGCATACAAAAATTCAAAGAGCAGTTTTTTGCAGAGGTCAGTCATGAAATGCGAACCCCACTGAATAGTATTTCAGGACTCATTGATCTTTTAAAATCTACAAAGGGTCTCAGAGACCATGAATATCTTACCGCGCTCAAGGCAACTTCAAATCATCTGAATGCCATTATCAATGATGTGCTGGACCTTTCCAAGATAGAGGCAGGCAAGTTTAGATTGACTTCTGATGCCTTCGACCTGCGGCAAATGCTCGGCCGTATTTTAAAGGGCTTTGAAGTGGGTGCCTCTGAGAAAGGAGTGGTTTTAGATACCCACCTTGATACTGCAATTCCAATAATGATCGAGGGCGATGAGGTGAGGCTTTCACAAGTGATTTACAACCTGTTGGGAAATGCACTTAAGTTTACCGAAAGAGGTAGTGTGAGTCTGTCCATCAATGTGAACTCCTCCGAGCTTGGGCACAAGCTTGGCTTTACAATTACTGATACAGGAAAGGGAATGTCTGAAGCAGATGTCAAGCAGATCCTGGAGCCTTATGCTCAGGCAGATGGACAAGACCATGTGAAGTATGGTGGAACGGGACTTGGATTAGGTATTGCTCAGCAGCTGATTGGATTAATGGGAGGAGCGCTGAAAATTGAAAGCCAAAAAGGAGTCGGGACTTCCATGAGCTTTGAGTTAGAATTTCAGATGTCTGAACGGGACGTAGTTAGTGAGGTCAACTCAGTTTTGCCCGACTTAGGTCATTTGAAAGTACTTTTTGTGGAGGATGATGAGATTGGCCTCGTGCTATTAAAAGGGATTGTATCTGAGGCAGAAATCCAGGCAACATTTTCAGAAACTGTGGAGGCCTTTAATAATGAGATACAAAAGCAGACATACGATTTTATAGTTTCAGATGTAAACCTGCCAGACGGAAATATGATTTCTGCTATAAAGGGTTTAAGAGCCACTAAAGGGCCTAATCAATTTACCAAAGTGATCTTCTTATCGGGTGATGACGTCCCCACAAAGGAGCTGAATGAAATCTATGGTAGTCACTACCTTAAAAAGCCTATTGCGACCAATAGCCTTATGGATATTCTCATGGCCGAGGAAACCGAAGTAGCGATCAACTTGGACAACCTTGAAGCTTCAACGAGTGGCGATAAGGCCTTGATGAAAGAAATCTTAAATACAATACTAGAGACGTTGCCTGTCGAATTGTCTAACCTAAAGAAGGCCGAAAGCGAAAATAATCAAGAGCAACTTCGAAAGGTCTTGCACAAGATTAACCCTAGCATAAGCTACTTAGGAAATGAGCAGTTGATTGCCAATCGAAAATCTTTATATGATAAGGTTTTAGAACAAGAGACCGAAAATGGCATAATCTCTGAATTCTGTGACCTTACAAGAAAGGCCTTAGCTGCTGTTGTTAAAGAAAAAGAGAGGCTCTGA